The proteins below come from a single Bactrocera dorsalis isolate Fly_Bdor chromosome 5, ASM2337382v1, whole genome shotgun sequence genomic window:
- the LOC105223787 gene encoding glycerophosphocholine phosphodiesterase GPCPD1 isoform X2 yields the protein MHKNLQQRYLATLRKCATPMPTFVAQTVTTQPQRQPQVVQKQQQEIQTRSYTVSSPKRYALPRNFGQCFDCFHVAAVRSVALNSSRPHGTSATKATATPTTPQTTTRTPVTTITVTAAVDGMTASADMADFLITNTTKITSANQQTRDAECASYVDAATIVNELLVLETAAETTPCTPTLQQFAVELYTDLGPSERVGLTGDVKALGEWRLERAIALEPQQGDRRWQANVLLQTCRNISYRYFIYVEDKQGRKQIRRWETRLQPRVLKPAGAESPNSETRIDRFGDADGSGETQVNRGWLTNDCIVQLKFEREQMFQVLDIEKFDPADEVLVKILPLNEEGEPTEAGVHVEVAKLKYAQSHLQPQQAFGIAYEQGDIVVFHITAPCPLQTAFAIIFHTPDQRPVGKAVITAAQLEGSEGVLELSITEPVPEATTVIARLTLPYLIVKPFADKTLDFRTTYAHYWPRSWPNLNVGHRGNGRSYIANPPAERENTIASFMRAYEKFADMIELDVHLTADGVPVIYHDFGMRTAPQGKNITKAEQLQYVLIKDINYEKLKQLRVFAIINGKPVEFPSHNAEPRVEHRIFPTLVDVLEGLPKSLGIDVEIKWPQRRASGAPEAHQTIDKNFFTDRVLATVINHGCGRPLLFSSFDADICTMLRFKQNLFPVMFLTQGQTKKWSPFMDLRTRTVEQAINNAQAFELAGTAPHAEDLLSEEGAQLLQKARDLGQISLVWGDDCNSKERVQYFVEIGATATCYDRTDLYIPEGKERAFFNSSSLLAEFEEQCLR from the exons ATGCATAAAAACTTACAGCAACGTTATCTGGCAACGCTGAGAAAATGTGCCACACCAATGCCAACTTTTGTAGCACAAACTGTGACAACACAACCGCAACGGCAACCACAAGtagtgcaaaaacaacaacaagaaatacaAACGCGATCATATACGGTTAGTTCACCAAAGCGTTATGCCTTGCCGCGCAATTTCGGGCAATGTTTTGATTGCTTTCACGTGGCAGCTGTGAGAAGCGTCGCCCTCAACAGTTCAAGGCCGCATGGCACAagcgcaacaaaagcaacagcaacaccaacaacaccgcaaacaacaacaagaacaccAGTTACGACAATAACAGTAACAGCCGCTGTTGACGGCATGACGGCCAGTGCAGATATGGCAGATTTTCTCATTACAAATACAACGAAAATAACAAGCGCTAACCAGCAAACACGCGACGCGGAG TGCGCTTCGTACGTGGACGCAGCTACGATCGTGAACGAACTGCTGGTTTTGGAAACTGCCGCGGAAACGACGCCATGCACGCCGACGCTGCAGCAATTCGCCGTAGAACTGTACACCGATTTGGGTCCTAGCGAGCGCGTCGGTCTTACTGGTGACGTCAAGGCTTTGGGTGAATGGCGTTTGGAGCGCGCCATTGCATTGGAACCACAACAGGGTGACCGCAGATGGCAGGCCAATGTGCTGTTGCAAACTTGTCGTAATATAAGTTACCGCTATTTCATTTATGTGGAGGACAAGCAAGGTCGCAAGCAGATACGTCGCTGGGAGACACGTCTACAGCCACGTGTGCTCAAGCCCGCTGGCGCTGAGTCGCCTAATAGCGAGACGCGTATTGATCGCTTCGGTGATGCCGATGGCAGTGGTGAGACACAAGTGAATCGTGGCTGGTTGACCAATGATTGTATAGTGCAGTTGAAGTTCGAACGCGAACAAATGTTCCAGGTGCTTGATATTGAGAAATTCGACCCGGCCGATGAAGTGTTGGTGAAGATTTTGCCATTGAATGAGGAGGGCGAACCGACCGAGGCGGGCGTACATGTTGAGGTGGCGAAATTGAAATATGCGCAGAGTCATTTGCAGCCGCAGCAAGCTTTCGGTATTGCATATGAGCAAGGCGACATTGTTGTATTCCATATTACGGCGCCATGTCCTTTACAGACcgcgtttgcaattattttCCACACACCTGATCAGCGTCCAGTCGGCAAAGCTGTTATTACAGCCGCACAGCTGGAGGGTAGCGAGGGTGTGCTGGAATTGTCCATCACCGAGCCGGTGCCTGAGGCCACCACCGTTATTGCGCGTCTAACACTACCGTACCTGATTGTGAAGCCGTTCGCCGATAAGACGCTTGACTTCCGCACCACATACGCGCACTACTGGCCCAGGAGCTGGCCGAACTTGAATGTGGGTCATCGCGGCAATGGACGCAGCTACATTGCCAATCCGCCAGCCGAACGCGAGAACACGATCGCTTCGTTTATGCGCGCTTATGAGAAATTCGCTGACATGATTGAACTGGATGTGCACTTAACGGCCGATGGTGTGCCAGTCATCTACCATGACTTTGGCATGCGCACAGCACCACAGGGTAAAAACATCACGAAGGCTGAGCAGCTGCAGTATGTGCTGATCAAGGATATAAATTACGAGAAATTGAAGCAGTTGCGCGTGTTCGCCATTATCAATGGCAAGCCAGTCGAATTTCCATCGCACAATGCAGAGCCACGTGTGGAGCACCGCATTTTCCCTACGCTAGTCGATGTACTCGAGGGTTTGCCCAAGTCGTTGGGTATCGATGTGGAGATCAAGTGGCCACAGCGTCGTGCTAGCGGCGCGCCCGAAGCGCATCAGACAATCGATAAGAATTTCTTTACTGATCGTGTGCTAGCGACCGTCATCAACCATGGCTGTGGCCGTCCGCTGCTCTTCTCCAGCTTCGATGCGGACATATGTACAATGTTACGCTTCAAGCAAAATCTCTTCCCTGTGATGTTCTTGACCCAAGGTCAAACCAAGAAATGGTCGCCTTTCATGGACTTGCGTACACGTACTGTCGAACAGGCtatcaataatgcacaagcctTCGAGTTGGCTGGCACGGCGCCACATGCTGAGGACCTGCTAAGCGAAGAGGGCGCGCAGCTTTTGCAGAAAGCACGCGACTTGGGACAGATCTCACTGGTCTGGGGGGACGATTGCAACTCCAAGGAACGCGTGCAGTACTTTGTGGAAATTGGTGCGACTGCCACATGCTACGATCGCACAGATCTATACATACCGGAAGGCAAGGAGCGCGCATTCTTCAATTCGTCCAGTCTCTTAGCAGAGTTTGAGGAGCAGTGCCTGCGCTAA
- the LOC105223787 gene encoding glycerophosphocholine phosphodiesterase GPCPD1 isoform X1, whose protein sequence is MHKNLQQRYLATLRKCATPMPTFVAQTVTTQPQRQPQVVQKQQQEIQTRSYTVSSPKRYALPRNFGQCFDCFHVAAVRSVALNSSRPHGTSATKATATPTTPQTTTRTPVTTITVTAAVDGMTASADMADFLITNTTKITSANQQTRDAENSKTSYQNPSSNSLSTLSNKLCQQCASYVDAATIVNELLVLETAAETTPCTPTLQQFAVELYTDLGPSERVGLTGDVKALGEWRLERAIALEPQQGDRRWQANVLLQTCRNISYRYFIYVEDKQGRKQIRRWETRLQPRVLKPAGAESPNSETRIDRFGDADGSGETQVNRGWLTNDCIVQLKFEREQMFQVLDIEKFDPADEVLVKILPLNEEGEPTEAGVHVEVAKLKYAQSHLQPQQAFGIAYEQGDIVVFHITAPCPLQTAFAIIFHTPDQRPVGKAVITAAQLEGSEGVLELSITEPVPEATTVIARLTLPYLIVKPFADKTLDFRTTYAHYWPRSWPNLNVGHRGNGRSYIANPPAERENTIASFMRAYEKFADMIELDVHLTADGVPVIYHDFGMRTAPQGKNITKAEQLQYVLIKDINYEKLKQLRVFAIINGKPVEFPSHNAEPRVEHRIFPTLVDVLEGLPKSLGIDVEIKWPQRRASGAPEAHQTIDKNFFTDRVLATVINHGCGRPLLFSSFDADICTMLRFKQNLFPVMFLTQGQTKKWSPFMDLRTRTVEQAINNAQAFELAGTAPHAEDLLSEEGAQLLQKARDLGQISLVWGDDCNSKERVQYFVEIGATATCYDRTDLYIPEGKERAFFNSSSLLAEFEEQCLR, encoded by the exons ATGCATAAAAACTTACAGCAACGTTATCTGGCAACGCTGAGAAAATGTGCCACACCAATGCCAACTTTTGTAGCACAAACTGTGACAACACAACCGCAACGGCAACCACAAGtagtgcaaaaacaacaacaagaaatacaAACGCGATCATATACGGTTAGTTCACCAAAGCGTTATGCCTTGCCGCGCAATTTCGGGCAATGTTTTGATTGCTTTCACGTGGCAGCTGTGAGAAGCGTCGCCCTCAACAGTTCAAGGCCGCATGGCACAagcgcaacaaaagcaacagcaacaccaacaacaccgcaaacaacaacaagaacaccAGTTACGACAATAACAGTAACAGCCGCTGTTGACGGCATGACGGCCAGTGCAGATATGGCAGATTTTCTCATTACAAATACAACGAAAATAACAAGCGCTAACCAGCAAACACGCGACGCGGAG aACTCCAAAACCAGTTATCAAAATCCATCATCTAATTCCCTCTCAACCTTATCCAACAAATTATGCCAACAG TGCGCTTCGTACGTGGACGCAGCTACGATCGTGAACGAACTGCTGGTTTTGGAAACTGCCGCGGAAACGACGCCATGCACGCCGACGCTGCAGCAATTCGCCGTAGAACTGTACACCGATTTGGGTCCTAGCGAGCGCGTCGGTCTTACTGGTGACGTCAAGGCTTTGGGTGAATGGCGTTTGGAGCGCGCCATTGCATTGGAACCACAACAGGGTGACCGCAGATGGCAGGCCAATGTGCTGTTGCAAACTTGTCGTAATATAAGTTACCGCTATTTCATTTATGTGGAGGACAAGCAAGGTCGCAAGCAGATACGTCGCTGGGAGACACGTCTACAGCCACGTGTGCTCAAGCCCGCTGGCGCTGAGTCGCCTAATAGCGAGACGCGTATTGATCGCTTCGGTGATGCCGATGGCAGTGGTGAGACACAAGTGAATCGTGGCTGGTTGACCAATGATTGTATAGTGCAGTTGAAGTTCGAACGCGAACAAATGTTCCAGGTGCTTGATATTGAGAAATTCGACCCGGCCGATGAAGTGTTGGTGAAGATTTTGCCATTGAATGAGGAGGGCGAACCGACCGAGGCGGGCGTACATGTTGAGGTGGCGAAATTGAAATATGCGCAGAGTCATTTGCAGCCGCAGCAAGCTTTCGGTATTGCATATGAGCAAGGCGACATTGTTGTATTCCATATTACGGCGCCATGTCCTTTACAGACcgcgtttgcaattattttCCACACACCTGATCAGCGTCCAGTCGGCAAAGCTGTTATTACAGCCGCACAGCTGGAGGGTAGCGAGGGTGTGCTGGAATTGTCCATCACCGAGCCGGTGCCTGAGGCCACCACCGTTATTGCGCGTCTAACACTACCGTACCTGATTGTGAAGCCGTTCGCCGATAAGACGCTTGACTTCCGCACCACATACGCGCACTACTGGCCCAGGAGCTGGCCGAACTTGAATGTGGGTCATCGCGGCAATGGACGCAGCTACATTGCCAATCCGCCAGCCGAACGCGAGAACACGATCGCTTCGTTTATGCGCGCTTATGAGAAATTCGCTGACATGATTGAACTGGATGTGCACTTAACGGCCGATGGTGTGCCAGTCATCTACCATGACTTTGGCATGCGCACAGCACCACAGGGTAAAAACATCACGAAGGCTGAGCAGCTGCAGTATGTGCTGATCAAGGATATAAATTACGAGAAATTGAAGCAGTTGCGCGTGTTCGCCATTATCAATGGCAAGCCAGTCGAATTTCCATCGCACAATGCAGAGCCACGTGTGGAGCACCGCATTTTCCCTACGCTAGTCGATGTACTCGAGGGTTTGCCCAAGTCGTTGGGTATCGATGTGGAGATCAAGTGGCCACAGCGTCGTGCTAGCGGCGCGCCCGAAGCGCATCAGACAATCGATAAGAATTTCTTTACTGATCGTGTGCTAGCGACCGTCATCAACCATGGCTGTGGCCGTCCGCTGCTCTTCTCCAGCTTCGATGCGGACATATGTACAATGTTACGCTTCAAGCAAAATCTCTTCCCTGTGATGTTCTTGACCCAAGGTCAAACCAAGAAATGGTCGCCTTTCATGGACTTGCGTACACGTACTGTCGAACAGGCtatcaataatgcacaagcctTCGAGTTGGCTGGCACGGCGCCACATGCTGAGGACCTGCTAAGCGAAGAGGGCGCGCAGCTTTTGCAGAAAGCACGCGACTTGGGACAGATCTCACTGGTCTGGGGGGACGATTGCAACTCCAAGGAACGCGTGCAGTACTTTGTGGAAATTGGTGCGACTGCCACATGCTACGATCGCACAGATCTATACATACCGGAAGGCAAGGAGCGCGCATTCTTCAATTCGTCCAGTCTCTTAGCAGAGTTTGAGGAGCAGTGCCTGCGCTAA
- the LOC105223787 gene encoding glycerophosphocholine phosphodiesterase GPCPD1 isoform X5, whose product MEKENSKTSYQNPSSNSLSTLSNKLCQQCASYVDAATIVNELLVLETAAETTPCTPTLQQFAVELYTDLGPSERVGLTGDVKALGEWRLERAIALEPQQGDRRWQANVLLQTCRNISYRYFIYVEDKQGRKQIRRWETRLQPRVLKPAGAESPNSETRIDRFGDADGSGETQVNRGWLTNDCIVQLKFEREQMFQVLDIEKFDPADEVLVKILPLNEEGEPTEAGVHVEVAKLKYAQSHLQPQQAFGIAYEQGDIVVFHITAPCPLQTAFAIIFHTPDQRPVGKAVITAAQLEGSEGVLELSITEPVPEATTVIARLTLPYLIVKPFADKTLDFRTTYAHYWPRSWPNLNVGHRGNGRSYIANPPAERENTIASFMRAYEKFADMIELDVHLTADGVPVIYHDFGMRTAPQGKNITKAEQLQYVLIKDINYEKLKQLRVFAIINGKPVEFPSHNAEPRVEHRIFPTLVDVLEGLPKSLGIDVEIKWPQRRASGAPEAHQTIDKNFFTDRVLATVINHGCGRPLLFSSFDADICTMLRFKQNLFPVMFLTQGQTKKWSPFMDLRTRTVEQAINNAQAFELAGTAPHAEDLLSEEGAQLLQKARDLGQISLVWGDDCNSKERVQYFVEIGATATCYDRTDLYIPEGKERAFFNSSSLLAEFEEQCLR is encoded by the exons aACTCCAAAACCAGTTATCAAAATCCATCATCTAATTCCCTCTCAACCTTATCCAACAAATTATGCCAACAG TGCGCTTCGTACGTGGACGCAGCTACGATCGTGAACGAACTGCTGGTTTTGGAAACTGCCGCGGAAACGACGCCATGCACGCCGACGCTGCAGCAATTCGCCGTAGAACTGTACACCGATTTGGGTCCTAGCGAGCGCGTCGGTCTTACTGGTGACGTCAAGGCTTTGGGTGAATGGCGTTTGGAGCGCGCCATTGCATTGGAACCACAACAGGGTGACCGCAGATGGCAGGCCAATGTGCTGTTGCAAACTTGTCGTAATATAAGTTACCGCTATTTCATTTATGTGGAGGACAAGCAAGGTCGCAAGCAGATACGTCGCTGGGAGACACGTCTACAGCCACGTGTGCTCAAGCCCGCTGGCGCTGAGTCGCCTAATAGCGAGACGCGTATTGATCGCTTCGGTGATGCCGATGGCAGTGGTGAGACACAAGTGAATCGTGGCTGGTTGACCAATGATTGTATAGTGCAGTTGAAGTTCGAACGCGAACAAATGTTCCAGGTGCTTGATATTGAGAAATTCGACCCGGCCGATGAAGTGTTGGTGAAGATTTTGCCATTGAATGAGGAGGGCGAACCGACCGAGGCGGGCGTACATGTTGAGGTGGCGAAATTGAAATATGCGCAGAGTCATTTGCAGCCGCAGCAAGCTTTCGGTATTGCATATGAGCAAGGCGACATTGTTGTATTCCATATTACGGCGCCATGTCCTTTACAGACcgcgtttgcaattattttCCACACACCTGATCAGCGTCCAGTCGGCAAAGCTGTTATTACAGCCGCACAGCTGGAGGGTAGCGAGGGTGTGCTGGAATTGTCCATCACCGAGCCGGTGCCTGAGGCCACCACCGTTATTGCGCGTCTAACACTACCGTACCTGATTGTGAAGCCGTTCGCCGATAAGACGCTTGACTTCCGCACCACATACGCGCACTACTGGCCCAGGAGCTGGCCGAACTTGAATGTGGGTCATCGCGGCAATGGACGCAGCTACATTGCCAATCCGCCAGCCGAACGCGAGAACACGATCGCTTCGTTTATGCGCGCTTATGAGAAATTCGCTGACATGATTGAACTGGATGTGCACTTAACGGCCGATGGTGTGCCAGTCATCTACCATGACTTTGGCATGCGCACAGCACCACAGGGTAAAAACATCACGAAGGCTGAGCAGCTGCAGTATGTGCTGATCAAGGATATAAATTACGAGAAATTGAAGCAGTTGCGCGTGTTCGCCATTATCAATGGCAAGCCAGTCGAATTTCCATCGCACAATGCAGAGCCACGTGTGGAGCACCGCATTTTCCCTACGCTAGTCGATGTACTCGAGGGTTTGCCCAAGTCGTTGGGTATCGATGTGGAGATCAAGTGGCCACAGCGTCGTGCTAGCGGCGCGCCCGAAGCGCATCAGACAATCGATAAGAATTTCTTTACTGATCGTGTGCTAGCGACCGTCATCAACCATGGCTGTGGCCGTCCGCTGCTCTTCTCCAGCTTCGATGCGGACATATGTACAATGTTACGCTTCAAGCAAAATCTCTTCCCTGTGATGTTCTTGACCCAAGGTCAAACCAAGAAATGGTCGCCTTTCATGGACTTGCGTACACGTACTGTCGAACAGGCtatcaataatgcacaagcctTCGAGTTGGCTGGCACGGCGCCACATGCTGAGGACCTGCTAAGCGAAGAGGGCGCGCAGCTTTTGCAGAAAGCACGCGACTTGGGACAGATCTCACTGGTCTGGGGGGACGATTGCAACTCCAAGGAACGCGTGCAGTACTTTGTGGAAATTGGTGCGACTGCCACATGCTACGATCGCACAGATCTATACATACCGGAAGGCAAGGAGCGCGCATTCTTCAATTCGTCCAGTCTCTTAGCAGAGTTTGAGGAGCAGTGCCTGCGCTAA
- the LOC105223787 gene encoding glycerophosphocholine phosphodiesterase GPCPD1 isoform X3, which produces MSVPMLLTRTNTSTSLVGMELTEALLLDEHITSNSKTSYQNPSSNSLSTLSNKLCQQCASYVDAATIVNELLVLETAAETTPCTPTLQQFAVELYTDLGPSERVGLTGDVKALGEWRLERAIALEPQQGDRRWQANVLLQTCRNISYRYFIYVEDKQGRKQIRRWETRLQPRVLKPAGAESPNSETRIDRFGDADGSGETQVNRGWLTNDCIVQLKFEREQMFQVLDIEKFDPADEVLVKILPLNEEGEPTEAGVHVEVAKLKYAQSHLQPQQAFGIAYEQGDIVVFHITAPCPLQTAFAIIFHTPDQRPVGKAVITAAQLEGSEGVLELSITEPVPEATTVIARLTLPYLIVKPFADKTLDFRTTYAHYWPRSWPNLNVGHRGNGRSYIANPPAERENTIASFMRAYEKFADMIELDVHLTADGVPVIYHDFGMRTAPQGKNITKAEQLQYVLIKDINYEKLKQLRVFAIINGKPVEFPSHNAEPRVEHRIFPTLVDVLEGLPKSLGIDVEIKWPQRRASGAPEAHQTIDKNFFTDRVLATVINHGCGRPLLFSSFDADICTMLRFKQNLFPVMFLTQGQTKKWSPFMDLRTRTVEQAINNAQAFELAGTAPHAEDLLSEEGAQLLQKARDLGQISLVWGDDCNSKERVQYFVEIGATATCYDRTDLYIPEGKERAFFNSSSLLAEFEEQCLR; this is translated from the exons aACTCCAAAACCAGTTATCAAAATCCATCATCTAATTCCCTCTCAACCTTATCCAACAAATTATGCCAACAG TGCGCTTCGTACGTGGACGCAGCTACGATCGTGAACGAACTGCTGGTTTTGGAAACTGCCGCGGAAACGACGCCATGCACGCCGACGCTGCAGCAATTCGCCGTAGAACTGTACACCGATTTGGGTCCTAGCGAGCGCGTCGGTCTTACTGGTGACGTCAAGGCTTTGGGTGAATGGCGTTTGGAGCGCGCCATTGCATTGGAACCACAACAGGGTGACCGCAGATGGCAGGCCAATGTGCTGTTGCAAACTTGTCGTAATATAAGTTACCGCTATTTCATTTATGTGGAGGACAAGCAAGGTCGCAAGCAGATACGTCGCTGGGAGACACGTCTACAGCCACGTGTGCTCAAGCCCGCTGGCGCTGAGTCGCCTAATAGCGAGACGCGTATTGATCGCTTCGGTGATGCCGATGGCAGTGGTGAGACACAAGTGAATCGTGGCTGGTTGACCAATGATTGTATAGTGCAGTTGAAGTTCGAACGCGAACAAATGTTCCAGGTGCTTGATATTGAGAAATTCGACCCGGCCGATGAAGTGTTGGTGAAGATTTTGCCATTGAATGAGGAGGGCGAACCGACCGAGGCGGGCGTACATGTTGAGGTGGCGAAATTGAAATATGCGCAGAGTCATTTGCAGCCGCAGCAAGCTTTCGGTATTGCATATGAGCAAGGCGACATTGTTGTATTCCATATTACGGCGCCATGTCCTTTACAGACcgcgtttgcaattattttCCACACACCTGATCAGCGTCCAGTCGGCAAAGCTGTTATTACAGCCGCACAGCTGGAGGGTAGCGAGGGTGTGCTGGAATTGTCCATCACCGAGCCGGTGCCTGAGGCCACCACCGTTATTGCGCGTCTAACACTACCGTACCTGATTGTGAAGCCGTTCGCCGATAAGACGCTTGACTTCCGCACCACATACGCGCACTACTGGCCCAGGAGCTGGCCGAACTTGAATGTGGGTCATCGCGGCAATGGACGCAGCTACATTGCCAATCCGCCAGCCGAACGCGAGAACACGATCGCTTCGTTTATGCGCGCTTATGAGAAATTCGCTGACATGATTGAACTGGATGTGCACTTAACGGCCGATGGTGTGCCAGTCATCTACCATGACTTTGGCATGCGCACAGCACCACAGGGTAAAAACATCACGAAGGCTGAGCAGCTGCAGTATGTGCTGATCAAGGATATAAATTACGAGAAATTGAAGCAGTTGCGCGTGTTCGCCATTATCAATGGCAAGCCAGTCGAATTTCCATCGCACAATGCAGAGCCACGTGTGGAGCACCGCATTTTCCCTACGCTAGTCGATGTACTCGAGGGTTTGCCCAAGTCGTTGGGTATCGATGTGGAGATCAAGTGGCCACAGCGTCGTGCTAGCGGCGCGCCCGAAGCGCATCAGACAATCGATAAGAATTTCTTTACTGATCGTGTGCTAGCGACCGTCATCAACCATGGCTGTGGCCGTCCGCTGCTCTTCTCCAGCTTCGATGCGGACATATGTACAATGTTACGCTTCAAGCAAAATCTCTTCCCTGTGATGTTCTTGACCCAAGGTCAAACCAAGAAATGGTCGCCTTTCATGGACTTGCGTACACGTACTGTCGAACAGGCtatcaataatgcacaagcctTCGAGTTGGCTGGCACGGCGCCACATGCTGAGGACCTGCTAAGCGAAGAGGGCGCGCAGCTTTTGCAGAAAGCACGCGACTTGGGACAGATCTCACTGGTCTGGGGGGACGATTGCAACTCCAAGGAACGCGTGCAGTACTTTGTGGAAATTGGTGCGACTGCCACATGCTACGATCGCACAGATCTATACATACCGGAAGGCAAGGAGCGCGCATTCTTCAATTCGTCCAGTCTCTTAGCAGAGTTTGAGGAGCAGTGCCTGCGCTAA
- the LOC105223787 gene encoding glycerophosphocholine phosphodiesterase GPCPD1 isoform X6, giving the protein MEKECASYVDAATIVNELLVLETAAETTPCTPTLQQFAVELYTDLGPSERVGLTGDVKALGEWRLERAIALEPQQGDRRWQANVLLQTCRNISYRYFIYVEDKQGRKQIRRWETRLQPRVLKPAGAESPNSETRIDRFGDADGSGETQVNRGWLTNDCIVQLKFEREQMFQVLDIEKFDPADEVLVKILPLNEEGEPTEAGVHVEVAKLKYAQSHLQPQQAFGIAYEQGDIVVFHITAPCPLQTAFAIIFHTPDQRPVGKAVITAAQLEGSEGVLELSITEPVPEATTVIARLTLPYLIVKPFADKTLDFRTTYAHYWPRSWPNLNVGHRGNGRSYIANPPAERENTIASFMRAYEKFADMIELDVHLTADGVPVIYHDFGMRTAPQGKNITKAEQLQYVLIKDINYEKLKQLRVFAIINGKPVEFPSHNAEPRVEHRIFPTLVDVLEGLPKSLGIDVEIKWPQRRASGAPEAHQTIDKNFFTDRVLATVINHGCGRPLLFSSFDADICTMLRFKQNLFPVMFLTQGQTKKWSPFMDLRTRTVEQAINNAQAFELAGTAPHAEDLLSEEGAQLLQKARDLGQISLVWGDDCNSKERVQYFVEIGATATCYDRTDLYIPEGKERAFFNSSSLLAEFEEQCLR; this is encoded by the coding sequence TGCGCTTCGTACGTGGACGCAGCTACGATCGTGAACGAACTGCTGGTTTTGGAAACTGCCGCGGAAACGACGCCATGCACGCCGACGCTGCAGCAATTCGCCGTAGAACTGTACACCGATTTGGGTCCTAGCGAGCGCGTCGGTCTTACTGGTGACGTCAAGGCTTTGGGTGAATGGCGTTTGGAGCGCGCCATTGCATTGGAACCACAACAGGGTGACCGCAGATGGCAGGCCAATGTGCTGTTGCAAACTTGTCGTAATATAAGTTACCGCTATTTCATTTATGTGGAGGACAAGCAAGGTCGCAAGCAGATACGTCGCTGGGAGACACGTCTACAGCCACGTGTGCTCAAGCCCGCTGGCGCTGAGTCGCCTAATAGCGAGACGCGTATTGATCGCTTCGGTGATGCCGATGGCAGTGGTGAGACACAAGTGAATCGTGGCTGGTTGACCAATGATTGTATAGTGCAGTTGAAGTTCGAACGCGAACAAATGTTCCAGGTGCTTGATATTGAGAAATTCGACCCGGCCGATGAAGTGTTGGTGAAGATTTTGCCATTGAATGAGGAGGGCGAACCGACCGAGGCGGGCGTACATGTTGAGGTGGCGAAATTGAAATATGCGCAGAGTCATTTGCAGCCGCAGCAAGCTTTCGGTATTGCATATGAGCAAGGCGACATTGTTGTATTCCATATTACGGCGCCATGTCCTTTACAGACcgcgtttgcaattattttCCACACACCTGATCAGCGTCCAGTCGGCAAAGCTGTTATTACAGCCGCACAGCTGGAGGGTAGCGAGGGTGTGCTGGAATTGTCCATCACCGAGCCGGTGCCTGAGGCCACCACCGTTATTGCGCGTCTAACACTACCGTACCTGATTGTGAAGCCGTTCGCCGATAAGACGCTTGACTTCCGCACCACATACGCGCACTACTGGCCCAGGAGCTGGCCGAACTTGAATGTGGGTCATCGCGGCAATGGACGCAGCTACATTGCCAATCCGCCAGCCGAACGCGAGAACACGATCGCTTCGTTTATGCGCGCTTATGAGAAATTCGCTGACATGATTGAACTGGATGTGCACTTAACGGCCGATGGTGTGCCAGTCATCTACCATGACTTTGGCATGCGCACAGCACCACAGGGTAAAAACATCACGAAGGCTGAGCAGCTGCAGTATGTGCTGATCAAGGATATAAATTACGAGAAATTGAAGCAGTTGCGCGTGTTCGCCATTATCAATGGCAAGCCAGTCGAATTTCCATCGCACAATGCAGAGCCACGTGTGGAGCACCGCATTTTCCCTACGCTAGTCGATGTACTCGAGGGTTTGCCCAAGTCGTTGGGTATCGATGTGGAGATCAAGTGGCCACAGCGTCGTGCTAGCGGCGCGCCCGAAGCGCATCAGACAATCGATAAGAATTTCTTTACTGATCGTGTGCTAGCGACCGTCATCAACCATGGCTGTGGCCGTCCGCTGCTCTTCTCCAGCTTCGATGCGGACATATGTACAATGTTACGCTTCAAGCAAAATCTCTTCCCTGTGATGTTCTTGACCCAAGGTCAAACCAAGAAATGGTCGCCTTTCATGGACTTGCGTACACGTACTGTCGAACAGGCtatcaataatgcacaagcctTCGAGTTGGCTGGCACGGCGCCACATGCTGAGGACCTGCTAAGCGAAGAGGGCGCGCAGCTTTTGCAGAAAGCACGCGACTTGGGACAGATCTCACTGGTCTGGGGGGACGATTGCAACTCCAAGGAACGCGTGCAGTACTTTGTGGAAATTGGTGCGACTGCCACATGCTACGATCGCACAGATCTATACATACCGGAAGGCAAGGAGCGCGCATTCTTCAATTCGTCCAGTCTCTTAGCAGAGTTTGAGGAGCAGTGCCTGCGCTAA